Below is a window of bacterium DNA.
TGAAGATTATCTCCCTTGCCCCGGAGGTGCTCTAATGCCTTTGGCCTCTAAATTTAAGGATAGAATGTTGCAGCGACAAGATACACCCAAGCCTAAAATTAAAAAGGGCGATACGGTGATGGTTATTAGCGGTAAGGATCGCGGTAAGCGCGGTCAAGTGATTGATGTCAATCCTTCCAAAGGAACCATTACCCTTGGTGGTATTAACTTAGTTACTCGCCATCAAAAGCAACAACCGAACGCTAAGAACCCTGCACAAGCTCAACAAGCAGGACGAATTCAAAAGCCAGCGCCAATGAACGTATCAAAAGTTATGCTGATCGATCCTCATTCTGACAAACCAACTCGTGTTGGTCGAAAGATATTCGAAGGCAAACTGGTTCGATACGCTAAGGTGTCCGGCGAAATTATAGACGCGGTTTAGGAGAACGGGAATGCCTAAGGAAGAACAAAAAGAAGCGAAACAGGTCAAGCCTGTTTCTGAAAAGAAGACTAAGTCCGAAACCGCTCCTAAGGGTGGTAAAGTCGAAAAGAAGGCTGCTGCGACGGCTGTCCAAGTGAGGGTTGCTCCGCGTCTGAAGGAAGTGTACGCGAAGAATATCGTCCCCAGCATGATGAAGGAGTTTAATTACACCTCTGTCATGCAGGTGCCTAAGTTAGAGAAGATTGTTCTCAACATGGGTGTCGGTGGTGGTGATAAAGACCAGAAGCTTATGGATAACTCCGTGCGTGACATGGGGTTGATTACAGGACAAAAACCTGTCGTTACCTTAGCAAAGAAAGCTATTTCTAACTTCCGCTTGCGTAAAGGTATGCGAGTCGGATGCAAAGTCACTCTGCGCGGTGAGCAAATGTTGCACTTCTTCGATAAGTTGGTTAATGTCGTGCTTCCAAGAATGCGCGACTTCCAAGGCTTATCAGCGAAGTCATTCGATGGTCACGGGAACTACTCTCTCGGTATCAAAGAGCAGTTGGTTTTTCCTGAGATTGTTTACGATCAGGTTGACAAGATCAGAGGTATGGACATCATCATCTGCACGACAGCGACGAGTGATGAAGAAGCGAGAGTATTCCTGAAGTCGATGGGTTTACCACTTCAAGCGAAGTAAAAAATTTCGAAGATATATCGAATTGGAGGTTAGCCGAAATGAAGCGTTATAGCGCCGATAACATTCGCAATGTTGCATTAGTTGGGCATAATGGTGTTGGTAAGACAACTCTAGCTGAGCACATGCTTTTTATTGCTGGCGCTTCTGACCGTATCGGCACAGTAGATGCAGGAAATACTGTCTCTGATTTTGATACTCATGAAATTAAACGAAAAATCAGCCTTAACCTCAGCGTTCTTCCATTAGAGTGGAAAGATTGCAAGATTAACTTGATTGACGTTCCTGGTTTCCCTGATTTCATCGGTGAGCTTTACAGCACAGCTCGTATTGTTGATGCGATGATTATTGTAACGCCAGCACAGCGTGATTTAGATGTCGGTTTTGAGAACGCATGGGAGCTGGCCGAAAAGTATGGTATTCCTCGATTCATTTATGTGAATAAAATGGAGCGAGATAATGCTGACTATAACGGTCTTATGGAGACATTGCGATCTCGCTATGGTCGTTTGATTGTTCCGTTAGAACTGCCGCTTGGTAATCAAACCAGCTTCCACGGTATTGTGGATTTGGTGGAGATGGTCGCTTTGGATGGAGGCGATAAA
It encodes the following:
- the rplE gene encoding 50S ribosomal protein L5, whose product is MPKEEQKEAKQVKPVSEKKTKSETAPKGGKVEKKAAATAVQVRVAPRLKEVYAKNIVPSMMKEFNYTSVMQVPKLEKIVLNMGVGGGDKDQKLMDNSVRDMGLITGQKPVVTLAKKAISNFRLRKGMRVGCKVTLRGEQMLHFFDKLVNVVLPRMRDFQGLSAKSFDGHGNYSLGIKEQLVFPEIVYDQVDKIRGMDIIICTTATSDEEARVFLKSMGLPLQAK
- the rplX gene encoding 50S ribosomal protein L24 — protein: MLQRQDTPKPKIKKGDTVMVISGKDRGKRGQVIDVNPSKGTITLGGINLVTRHQKQQPNAKNPAQAQQAGRIQKPAPMNVSKVMLIDPHSDKPTRVGRKIFEGKLVRYAKVSGEIIDAV